The Fodinibius saliphilus genomic interval AATCGAAATTCTACTGCAAAATCCAAGTCGTTTTTAATTGTTCTATCTGACATATTGATCCCGTAATTATTTTGAAATTGTGACTAATAATAATTTTCAAGGTCAGTAATATTTTTTTATCTCTTTCTTTTTGTGACCCCAAATCCAACAATCACATTTAACCATTTTTTTTGCAAAGAATCCAGTTCTATCGAATGTTAACTACTTTACATAGTTTTAGAAGACTTTTGTATCATGTAAATAGACTTTTAACAGCAATAAAAGCGCTACGATTTTATGGCTGATGCAATTATCATAGGATCAGGCCCCAATGGACTGGCCTGCGGTATTCGCCTAGTCCAGGAAGGGCACACGGTCATCATTTATGAACAGGCCAATACAGTAGGCGGCGGTACCCGCACCATGGAGTTGACACGGCCCGGTTTTCATCATGATATCTGCTCGGCCATCCACCCACTGGCCAAGGCCTCTCCCTTCTTGCAGTCATTGCCATTGGAAGAACACGGGCTCGAATGGATTCAGCCAGAAGTGCCGGTAGCGCATCCTCTAGATAACGGACCCGCCGGGGCCCTCTTTCGCTCGCTTGACCGGACCATTGATTACCTCGGCAGTGACGGTAGCAGCTACCGAAAACTGGTGAAACCTTTTGTTAGACACTGGAATGAGCTCCTTCCCGATATCCTTGCCCCTTTTTCTATATTTCCCAATCATCCTCTGCTGTTGGCCCGAATGGGATTCTGGGGATTACAACCTGCCCAAACCCTTGCCAAACGCTTTGATACCGAAAAGGCCAGTGCCATCTTTGCTGGTTTAGCCGGACATGGCATTCTCTCTTTTGACCAAATAGCTACTTCGGCCATTGGACTGGTGCTTGGCACTGCTGCTCACACTGTGGGCTGGCCCTACCCCAAAGGCGGTTCTCATGCTATCACCAAAGCTATGGCTAGCTATTTTACTTCGCTCGGCGGTACGATTAAAACCGGCATTAAGGTTCATTCGCTGGAACAACTGCCTATTTCAGAACAGATCTTTTTTAATACCACACCACAACAAATCCTGAATATTGCCGGCAAACGACTTCATCGGAATTATGCTAAAAAACTAAAAAAATTCAGTTATGGTAATGGCGTATTTAAGACTGATTTTGCTCTCAGTGAACCTATTCCCTGGAAAGATGAAATCTGTCGTAAAGCAGGAACGGTACACTTAGGTGGAACATTTGAAGAGATCGCTGCATCAGAAAAGCAGGTTGAAGAAGGTCAGTGTCCTAAAAACCCCTACGTACTCGTAGCTCAACAAAGTCTCGGTGATACCAGCCGTGCACCGGAAGGCTACCATACCGGCTGGGCATACTGCCACGTACCAAACGGAGCTACTCAGGATATGACGGACCCTGTTATCGATCAAATAGAACGCTTTGCCCCTGGCTTCCGTGATTGTATTATCGATCAACATACCATGAACACTACCGCTATGCACAACTATAATCCCAATTACATTGGCGGTGATATCAACGGCGGACGACAGGACATCTCGCAGCTTTTTACACGCCCTACCGGTTTGTTCGACCCCTATCATATTCCCAACAGCAATATGTATATCTGCTCTTCTTCAACTCCGCCGGGCGGTGGTGTACATGGTATGTGTGGGTTCCATGCAGCAGAATCGGCACTGCAAAAATATAATAAGGTTTATTTCTAATCTCATTTTGAGAGCTATACAACGTTTTCCTTTCATCTTACTACTTTTGTATTGATACGTAATAGCAAACAATGCCCTAGCCTACCCCACCTCATCTCTCGCCCCCCTTCTAAAAAGCCATCCTTTACTACTTTTCAATCTTTATATAGCCCTGCTCAGCCTCTCCCTTTCGTAATTTATTGGCCCAGCAATGCGCCTGGCGGGTTGTCTCTGGTAGCTTATATTTCGTTAACACACTCATTATAATTTCATATGTATCTTCAAAAGATACCTTATGACCCGGTGAGATATAAATAGGATTCATCCCAGTTCTACTGCGTAGTACCATTCCAACGCTTTCACCCTCTTTTTTCAAATTGCACCACTTCCCTTTTTCAGTTCCGACTTCACTGTGTTCACCAATTAGAATATTTTTGGCGCATCCGATTGTCGGTTGATCAATCTCTATACCCAAATGGGTAGCAATACCCATACGTCGCGGATGCGCAACCCCATGCCCGTCAAGAATGAGCACATCCGGTGTTTGCTGCAGCTGTTCCCAGGCTTTTAATAAAACCGGTATCTCACGAAAAGCCAACAAACCGGGGATATATGGAAAAGACGTTTCATCAGAGACCAGCGAACACACCACA includes:
- a CDS encoding phytoene desaturase family protein, whose product is MADAIIIGSGPNGLACGIRLVQEGHTVIIYEQANTVGGGTRTMELTRPGFHHDICSAIHPLAKASPFLQSLPLEEHGLEWIQPEVPVAHPLDNGPAGALFRSLDRTIDYLGSDGSSYRKLVKPFVRHWNELLPDILAPFSIFPNHPLLLARMGFWGLQPAQTLAKRFDTEKASAIFAGLAGHGILSFDQIATSAIGLVLGTAAHTVGWPYPKGGSHAITKAMASYFTSLGGTIKTGIKVHSLEQLPISEQIFFNTTPQQILNIAGKRLHRNYAKKLKKFSYGNGVFKTDFALSEPIPWKDEICRKAGTVHLGGTFEEIAASEKQVEEGQCPKNPYVLVAQQSLGDTSRAPEGYHTGWAYCHVPNGATQDMTDPVIDQIERFAPGFRDCIIDQHTMNTTAMHNYNPNYIGGDINGGRQDISQLFTRPTGLFDPYHIPNSNMYICSSSTPPGGGVHGMCGFHAAESALQKYNKVYF
- the nfi gene encoding deoxyribonuclease V (cleaves DNA at apurinic or apyrimidinic sites), giving the protein MTLTNHLEYYKTISTSEAKQLQQKLKKQIVIEPLIETPTLVAGADISFDRGSDMLHAAIVVLELPSLQPVVCSLVSDETSFPYIPGLLAFREIPVLLKAWEQLQQTPDVLILDGHGVAHPRRMGIATHLGIEIDQPTIGCAKNILIGEHSEVGTEKGKWCNLKKEGESVGMVLRSRTGMNPIYISPGHKVSFEDTYEIIMSVLTKYKLPETTRQAHCWANKLRKGEAEQGYIKIEK